The genomic DNA cctttacatcatttcatcatatggcatgtttttacaacatgttgaaaaattgcattttttttcgacatagtatactatggcgttttttttgcaccaaaattcatgttgatttttttttcaaagaaaacctttctggagtgtttttcacagcctgttttacattattgcatcatatggcacatttttacaacatgttgaaaaattgcattttttttccgacatagtatactatggcgtttcttgtgccaaaagtcatgatgactttttttttcaaagaaaacctttctggagtgtttttcacgacctcctttacattatttcatcatatggcacgtttttacaacatgttgaaaaattgcatttttttttcgacatagtatactatggcgttttttttgtgccaaaattcatgatgatttttttttcaaagaaaaccttaccatagtgtttttcacggcctcctttacattatttcatcatatggcatgtttttacaacatgttgaaaaattgcattttttttcgacatagtatactatggcgttttttttgcaccaaaattcatgttgattttttttttcaaagaaaacctttctggagtgttttttcacagcctcctttacattatttcatcatatggcacatttttacaacatgttgaaaaattgcaattttttttcgacatagtatactatggtgtttttttgtgccaaaagtcatgatgacttttttttttcaaagaaaatcttaccatagtatttttcacggcctcctttacattatttcatcatatggcacatttttacaacatgttgaaaaattgcattttttttttcgacatagtatactatggccttttttgcggcaaaagtcatgatgattttttttttcaaagaaaccctaaatgacagactaaatgacagaaatccacaactgtaattttatttcaggactcggttattaaatttcgaaacaatccatgtgactctaaaaactcaacagctgtacaaactctaagattaaactctccacaaggatccaaaataagttggacttctacatgagagctttaattatacagactttgtgatttttctgctcacatgtgttgttgtaaacttactctttcgaataaatagccgcctaaccccgtggaaaccagcgtttgtcctgcttttgtgttgctcctcggcgaccctggacagccgggttgtaatgtttttgaacaaacatctcagactttctgagcttcagcacctacagcaagatattttaacaacaagcaactcaagagatccagaagttggagagagtaagctttagctgagccaaagaacatgtgggacgctaacctagcaaacatttcagacttttctctgtgaattctgtgaaataatttcctatttaatgacagagctacacatcttaactcagtcacattaaaacagactctaattcagtgtcatccatccatattaaagtgcagttacccaaaatgtttgttgcatgagctccaacaaaacctgtccaggtagaaggccactttgacaaacaggaagtggaagattccaagcagatttatagaagggggaaccggactgtactgtTTGTGTGACTCTGAAAAGAGTCGTTGGTTTGATCCGGGCTGACAGAGAGGGCTGTTTTCTGCGGACGTAAGAGAGGACAGTGAGTGTCAGTTTCAGTGGACGGAGCGAAAAAGAACAAGTGAATGTTGAGTGAAGATTGTGCcctttgtgtgaaaatgaattGAGGGTGATTTTTATAGCTTGGGCAACTTGTGTCCTTATGCAGTTCTAGTGGGCTGTTAAAGAAGGGAAGGAAACAACGGAAGAAGGGACATGTATTTGTAGGTTTCCAGAATTTGCCTGTGGGGATGTAATAAAGTCAGTCCAAGTTGAAGTTGAGATGAAGCATATGAGTGTAACTAACAATTACATCTAAGATGTCACTGCAATATAATGCCTGGGGACTCCTACACTACAATGTACTCGCTCCGGACAGCTGCAATTGCATGCATATGGTATGCATATGATAGGACAGGTTTCCCAAACCGCTTTCCATTATTTTTAAGCAAATCAATGATTAATGCAGATGTGGTTGAGCTCTGCTAGTGAACGTGTGTGGCTCTTAAAAGAGCCGTTGTGTCGGGTGTAAAGTGAGTGCTGTGGGTCTAAGCTCTCTCTCCGCGGATGCGGCGGGCCAGCTGGATGTCTTTAGGCATGATGGTGACCCTCTTGGCGTGGATGGCACACAGGTTGGTGTCCTCGAAGAGACCGACCAGGTAAGCCTCGCTGGCCTCCTGCAGAGCCATGACAGCGGAGCTCTGGAAGCGCAGGTCGGTCTTGAAGTCCTGAGCGATCTCTCTGACGAGGCGCTGGAAGGGCAGCTTGCGGATCAGCAGCTCCGTGGATTTCTGGTAGCGACGGATCTCTCTCAAAGCCACGGTACCGGGACGGTAACGGTGAGGCTTCTTCACGCCGCCGGTGGCCGGCGCGCTCTTGCGGGCAGCCTTGGTGGCCAGCTGCTTCCTGGGAGCTTTTCCTCCGGTGGATTTACGAGCGGTCTGCTTGGTTCTGGCCATTCTGCTTCCTCCGTCTTCACTGGTCCAACAGTAAAATACAAGTGGAAACTGAGCGGCAACACTCAGCTTATATGGAGAGCGGCGGAGCAACGGCAGCTCTGATTGGTCCAGAGCGGTGCAGCACGTGGACTATCAGAGCGTGTATTGGATGAAATGAATGTGACGTTTAAAATAAGCTCCTCCTCCACAGCGTCCGCCATGTTTCATAAATCCTGATTTCAACTCGTcttttattttatactgaagttcaaatgttgtattttatttgttcgaatatttaattctatttttctttgaaaaaataactcAGCGTGGAAAGTTTCTTGGCCCATAGAAAACaagataaagacagaaagaagtcTATGTATCTAAAGGAAAGTAgttttgaaaaaacacaaacattgaAATTTAGTATTTAAAGTCTTGCTTCATAAGGGAGCTGTACAGTGTGATGTGACGTGAAATCCTGTGTGCTCATattagtttgttgctttttgtgaaAAATGCTTTATGCTAGTAGAATAAGGAATTGTTTCATGTTTGGTCGTACCAATGACTGTGTGGACACAGCTAAAAGTGGATCTAGAGCTCTGCAGATAAAGTGTGTGGCTCTTAAAAGAGCCGTTGTGTGTTGTAGATAATGAAGGTGTTTACTTGGAGCTGGTGTACTTGGTGACGGCCTTGGTCCCCTCAGGACACGGCGTGCTTGGCCAGCTCACCGGGCAGCAGCAGTCTGACGGCGGTCTGGATCTCcctggaggtgatggtggagcgcTTGTTGTAGTGAGCCAGGCGGGAGGCCTCACCGGCGATCCGCTCAAAGATGTCGCTGACGAACGAGTTCATGATGCCCATGGCCTTGGACGAGATGCCGGTGTCGGGATGGACCTGCTTCAACACCTTGTACACGTAGATGGCGTAGCTCTCCTTCctgcttctcttcctcttcttgccGCCCTTTCCGGCGCTCTTCGTCACCGCTTTCTTGGAGCCCTTCTTCGGGGCGGACTTGGCTGGTTCTGGCATCTTTCTCCGTCACTGTAATAACAACTGAAgctgagagcagagagaggctCTTCTTATACAGGCCGCATGGAAATACGACTGCGCAGCCCCCCGTCTGTCATTGGTTGATCTGCTCAGCTGGTTGGACTCTGGTTTCAATGGAGACGACACAGAAAGCTGGAGACCTCCGACAGTTTCAATGTAGTTCTTCAGATgtgaccactgttccctctaaactgcgcactgctgacacggtctccgcgctcAGAAAATCTtagctgcgcacaaaaaaaaaaaaaacgacctaaattgaaaacaaaataaacacatagtTCATTCTGTGGTATTTTTCAgcgtgagtcagtgagtgatcggtgactggctgctgcagccaatgatgtgaTTCACATCCGTATTTATGAAGCAAATCAACGTCATTTACAGCCACCGTTGTTGTAGCTAGCAGAGCGGTGTGGCCGATGTGGAGTGAAGGCCGCTAATGATGCTGAGTGCTGCTTATGTTGACCCTTTATAATAATGGCAAAATGAACGGCCAGTGGCACATCCCCTCCCCAAGCCaaagttaaaaagaaatgcGATTCttgtcctttatttgacaattaattgtttatccgtattttttttcataagtgttccatacacgtctgtcacgCACTCATCAAAGCtgtataatgaacaaaataaaacacaggaaatattaagggcagccaatttcatcttcataCGATCTATGTAGCGAGGACCTGATGtgaggtccagtggacagacttctGCCTGGTCCTGCCCGGTTCTATGgttctgtctctggttgcctggttacacgCTGCTGCTCCCgtactttaaaaatgtctacacccggaactccaccacgtccaaagaagcaaaaacgttttcAAAATTACAGACGAGTGGGAAGACTCGAACCCCTGGCAATATGTACTGGGCAAACTGTgctttctgttgctcatggactggctgaagtaaggcagcatcaggagaccaacatgtaagaaacatgagaacagagagaacccaaacagcaggtcacagtttatcatcatctaatcatctcctgaagtccatactgtaagggacatcagtatctggttgttaatttactcgaggatgcttataataatgctgatgtggccatagactctacagtattttagtgacaataaatgcctaagttgtttgttaaatgcattttagtttttaataaacatttatttaatagcctatatgcgatcaataaatggcctttccctatctaaagaaaaattcactcagaactctgatatgttaacagtactaaataaatcaataaatacatgcactcacacatatataaattaatacattaactgtgttaaattaagatttagatttagatgaaaaaaaatatctgtagagaatttcattgtacagttctctgcattcagttgtttatgtttttgcagaatccagtattacacactggttggtcattacattttattagtttggtttcactgtttaaaatgaggccacttctagaacataaacgatgcctcttttccatcgttgtaagatagacaatgtgctacaagcccagttttatcaaaagtagctgtctttcaagctacaggaataacattggtgtctatggagtgaacagggtccgtctgcaatttgcaaaactgctgcaacagtaaagagagacaaatattcaataacttcactcttttacattgtagtgtcactaaaatcactgtagccttcaactggctcctgttgacaaagtgttttaacagaaatgtaaatgctgtaatttgattcttttaatgaaccatgtaacttgaatggatacgatgctggtgtgaccacagtgcacacgtctgatgttgctcacagtg from Amphiprion ocellaris isolate individual 3 ecotype Okinawa chromosome 4, ASM2253959v1, whole genome shotgun sequence includes the following:
- the LOC111574707 gene encoding LOW QUALITY PROTEIN: histone H2B (The sequence of the model RefSeq protein was modified relative to this genomic sequence to represent the inferred CDS: deleted 1 base in 1 codon); its protein translation is MPEPAKSAPKKGSKKAVTKSAGKGGKKRKRSRKESYAIYVYKVLKQVHPDTGISSKAMGIMNSFVSDIFERIAGEASRLAHYNKRSTITSREIQTAVRLLLPGELAKHAVSEGTKAVTKYTSSK
- the LOC111572249 gene encoding histone H3; its protein translation is MARTKQTARKSTGGKAPRKQLATKAARKSAPATGGVKKPHRYRPGTVALREIRRYQKSTELLIRKLPFQRLVREIAQDFKTDLRFQSSAVMALQEASEAYLVGLFEDTNLCAIHAKRVTIMPKDIQLARRIRGERA